ttgtgataaagttttttattttctgtaatgcaattaaaaaaaacaaaaatgtcatacattctggattcattacaaatcagctgaaatattgcaagccttttattagtttaatttttgttttttttaattgcattacagaaaataaagaactttatcacaatattctaattttctgagacagtcctgtatgttTCAAAACAAGTGTGTATGAAATAGCATCCATCAACTACTTATCCTTAAGAGTCGCATATTATCAtgttatttatctttttattcgtCCACGtgtctgtttgtttattcattcatttgtttatttattcattcattcaatgtGAGAATCCCCGTAGGCGACTAAAAACTCCgatccactagatggcgatAATAAACCATTCAATATTGTTTGCCGTCCATTAGTGAAGACCGAACAAGACAGTTGGGTAAGATGGGTGCACGGGTCGTCCGAATGTTCCGAAATTTCAATTTAGAAAACAGGGTTGTGCGAGAAATCTCGAAAGAAAAGCCGCGATCTGCACCAAGGCACAAGCTCACTCCCCCGACCACTACCGATCCAGGTGAAGGTAAGCGATTGAGGTTTACTGGTTTGAGGTCGTCGTGTTTTGTGTTAATGTGAAACTGAGAACGTGTCATTCGTTGTCAGCTGAGATTTCATCGGGTGCTGTCCACCAGAAGAACGACCCTTTATTGTTAAATTTGAAGTCGGTGTATGTGGAGTCGAAAGATAAAGCTGCAAGTCCCGTAAAGGTCAGTACTACTACTTGAACGTGTTGGCAAAAGCTGAGTAACTTTTCGACCTTCATAAAATACTTTCATACGTCTTAAACTACAAAGCTAAACTTGTGTTGTCAATATAACTGATGACCGAGATAAGATGCcgatatacagtaatccctcgtttatcgtggataattggttccaaaaaccacccacgataagtgaaatccgcaaagtacagtcaccaacaagaagtactgggcaggctaacgagttagtgaaagatgctaattcgagATCGTGctaaaacggacttctaaaggaatgtaaacgaacatttggagcaatactacattgtcctaaaggttagacacgtgtttcctcaatttagaagttttactttgacttttaaattgttttttaatttggaaaagaaaacgcgatgtagtgaagccacgataaacgaaacgcgaagtagcgagggatcactgtatataCAGTTGATAAATGCATGCAACGTTTAATTATATAATTTTCCATATGTCCATTCATTCACATTGTCTTTCTGTTTTCAGTCATTAAAGGAAGTGTCTGTGGACGGAGAAGCAAAGACCCGTCCGATGAAGTTCACTCTTCCTGGCGATTCACATAGCCTAGCAAATGTGGAAAACATTCCTCACGGCAAACTGACCATCATGGAGGCTCTCAAGGCTCTTAGCAGCCATCAGAGTCATCCTCAAACATGGACATCACAGAGAATTTCAGAAGAATATTCTCTGAACTTGAAAGAGACTAAATCTTTGCTTGAGTTTTTCGTTCCCTTTCAAATTCAGATTATCCCACCCCAGATTTCAAATGTTAAACAATTGAAGGCTTCATAGGAGTGGATCATGAACAAAATTGATTTGGAACAAGTTTGTGTTCAACTAGGACATTTaacttgaatatttatttgaattattttgattaCCTGGTATATACATCTTTTTCTGTAAAACACCTTGACACAGATGTGTCTTTTGAGACAAAAATTATGAATTGAACAAAGTACTATTGCAAGAGTGTGCAAAGAATATATAATAGTCACATtgacatgaaagaaaaataaatctctGATGTCAAATAACTCAACTATAGTGTGGTATTGTAACATGGTGAaacttgattttgttttcagatgGCTCacaaactgattttttttttttttacacaaaaatgaatgtaaatgttgcaggcaattttatttattaaaactgacaaaataaagaaaagataaaattaaaaaagtgtttttaaaataatgaaaactcAATGAAACtacatttaatttcaatacATATTAAAAACTGTTGTAATGTAAACGGCAAAGACAAAGTCTTCTAATGTTCCCTTTCAAATTAAGATGCGCTCTTCCAAGACTGACAAATTTTATGACTTGCTTGTGTTTAGTTCTCTGTTCGCATTTAAGATCAATTCCATAGtttcaacattttaatatactgtattttattaaGAAGTGTAGTAGGCGTAAGAGAAAGAAGGAGGGCGACAGAGAAGAATTATACATGTagtgcaagaagaagaagaggaggaggcaaCCTCTGGGTAGCAGATCTTGAAGCTTGTGAAGAGGATGGACAATTGAAGTTGCGGAGGCCTTAACAAAAAAGGCTTTGCCACGGCTCGCGGAGATGTCTTCTGTAAAGTCTCGGCAAAACCGGTGCGGTTCATTTAAGGGATGGATGATCGTTTAGGTGTTTTAACATCTGCCTACTGTTCGTTAGCTGGGAGTGGGAAGATGAGCTGCTGAAGAACCCCGACGCTTTGCACGTTTCTTCCTTGCCTTCGACATGGCAGAATTGATCAGGTCAGTTGAAGATAATTTAGATGTGCAGGCTTAATTGGTTTCCACAGTCTTTTGATTTAATTACTTTGTTGTCTTGAttccgcaaaaaaaaaaaaaaacgtgaagtGGTACCTCTTAAATCGTGAAACTTCTGTTCTAGGTacgtgacattttttaatcagcaAGACCAGCTggaataaaagaagaaaacggTGTTTCGTTAATGTGTTAAGAATAAAAGAAGTTAAAAATGACCGTTCGTTTTCCTATCCAAAACAATGGAAGGACCTATTGCTGATTGTGCGAAGCGGTGAGCGCCTGTTTAGTGTCGAgcataga
The Syngnathus acus chromosome 24, fSynAcu1.2, whole genome shotgun sequence genome window above contains:
- the ndufaf4 gene encoding NADH dehydrogenase [ubiquinone] 1 alpha subcomplex assembly factor 4, with protein sequence MGARVVRMFRNFNLENRVVREISKEKPRSAPRHKLTPPTTTDPGEAEISSGAVHQKNDPLLLNLKSVYVESKDKAASPVKSLKEVSVDGEAKTRPMKFTLPGDSHSLANVENIPHGKLTIMEALKALSSHQSHPQTWTSQRISEEYSLNLKETKSLLEFFVPFQIQIIPPQISNVKQLKAS